The Terriglobus sp. TAA 43 sequence CATGCTTGAATCCCATGCGCAGCGCCTCTTCCTTCAGGAACTCAAACTCCTGCGGCGTGTAGTAACGCTTCATGGGGATGTGGTCTTTCGACGGACGCAGGTACTGGCCGATGGTCAGAATGTCGACCTTGATGGCAGCAAGATCGCGGAAGACGTCGAGTAGCTCATGCGTCTCTTCGCCCATGCCCACGATGATGCCGGTCTTCGTCACCTGTTTCGGATTCAGTTCTTTTGCAAGACGCAGATAGCCGATGCTGCGCTCGTAGCGTCCACCGGATTTCGCCACGCGATACAACCGCGGCACCGTCTCAATGTTGTGGTTCAGAATCTCCGGACCGGCGGCAACAACAAGGCGGATCGCCTCTTCCGTGCCCTGGAAGTCCGGCGTCAGAATCTCCACCTGGCATCCGGGCGCCTGCTTGCGGATCTCATGGATGACGTTGACGAAGGCAGTGGCTGCGCCCACGTTGTCATCGTCGCGATTCACGCTGGTGATGACGGCGTGCTGCAGTCCAAGCGTTGCAACGGCATAGGCCACGCGGCGAGGCTCATCGTGATCGATCGGCTCTGGCTTGCCGCTGGGCACTGCGCAGAAACCGCAGCGACGCGTGCAGCTATTGCCCAGCATCATGAACGTGGCGGTCTTGTGGTTCCAGCACTCGCCAATGTTCGGGCAGTGAGCGCTTTCGCAGACGGTGTGCAGGCCCTGCTCGCGCGTGAGCTTCTTCAGCGCATGGAAGGTCTCGCCCATGGGCGCGCGCGCCTTCAGCCACTCCGGCTTGGGCGTAGGCTTCTTCGGTGAGAGATCAATCTGGATCAGTTCCGATGCGGCAGGCGTCACTTCTTCATTCTACGCCTGTGTCCTGAACGGGGTTTAGTATGGCTGCGCGACGCACTGACGCGATTTCTTGCTGCCATTTATTTAGGGGATTTTTGTCCATGAGTGTTAACACCAGCCGCCGCACCTTTCTGCTTGCCACGGGCATGACAGCCCTTGCATCGCGTTCTGCTTTTGGAGCCAACCAGCGCCTTCGCGTTGGTGTCATCGGCGCTGGCGGGCGCATGAAGTCTTTGCTGAATGCAGCGGAAGCCAGCGGCTTTGATTTTGAGATTGTTGCCGTCAGCGACGTGTACGTACCCAATCGCGAACAGGTGAAGACACGGCCCTCGGCTACGAATGCCACGTTGCACAACGACTATCGCGAAGTCACGGACAACAAGAACATCGACGCCGTGATTATCGCCACGCCGGATCACTGGCATGTGCGCGTGGCCACCGCGGCGCTGGCGGCGGGCAAGGATGTCTACCTGGAAAAGCCCGTCAACCACACCATTGAAGAGGGCGAGACGCTGCGCAAGGCGGTGCGTTCCGGCAAGCGCATTTTGCAGTGCGGCATGCAGCAGCGTAGCTGGTCGCAATTTCGCGATGCAGTTGCACTGGTGCAGAGCGGCGCGCTGGGCCGCGTGCCGCAGGTGCGCACCTACTGGTGGCAGAACTATGCGGTGAGTTGGGTGCCGAAGCCGGTAGACCTGGCGCAGCTTGATTGGAAGCAGTGGCTCGGCGGCGCGCCGGATCAGCCGTATGACGCGGAGAAGTTCTTCCGCTGGCGTTGGTACTGGAACTTTGGCGGCGGCGCCATGACGGACCTGTTCGCGCACTGGATCGACGTCGTGCATTGGGCCATGAAGACCGACGCACCGTTGATGGCCACCATGCTCGGCGACAAGCACGTGTTCACCAACTGGGATTGCCCGGACACCATCCAGGCGGCGTTCCGTTATCCCGGCTTTGACGTGGTGTACGAGGGCATGATGAGTTCGTCTATCGACGACGGCGGGCTGGAGTTCCGCGGCACCGAGGCCACGCTGAAGCTCACGCGCGGCGGCATGACGGTGTGGCGCGAAGGCCTGAAGGGCGCACAAAATCCCATCCTGAAGGAAGAGTCCTTCCGCGATGGCACCATCGACCACATGACGAACTTCTTCCAGTGCCTGGAGTCGCGGAAGGAGCCAAACGCGCCGGTAGAGGCGGGTGTTGCGGCGGCAAATGCCGGTCATATCGGGAATCTTGCCTATAAAAATGGCGGAGTCTGGCAGGCAAAACGCGGCTAAAGCCTTCTCCTGTGGTGGAATAGAGCAAACGCACACACAGGAGACATGCAGCCCATGCTGAAATCTTGGCGGGGAGATCGCTGGTTTCACGCGCACG is a genomic window containing:
- the lipA gene encoding lipoyl synthase, producing MTPAASELIQIDLSPKKPTPKPEWLKARAPMGETFHALKKLTREQGLHTVCESAHCPNIGECWNHKTATFMMLGNSCTRRCGFCAVPSGKPEPIDHDEPRRVAYAVATLGLQHAVITSVNRDDDNVGAATAFVNVIHEIRKQAPGCQVEILTPDFQGTEEAIRLVVAAGPEILNHNIETVPRLYRVAKSGGRYERSIGYLRLAKELNPKQVTKTGIIVGMGEETHELLDVFRDLAAIKVDILTIGQYLRPSKDHIPMKRYYTPQEFEFLKEEALRMGFKHVESGPLVRSSYHAHEQAQSTGLK
- a CDS encoding Gfo/Idh/MocA family protein, encoding MSVNTSRRTFLLATGMTALASRSAFGANQRLRVGVIGAGGRMKSLLNAAEASGFDFEIVAVSDVYVPNREQVKTRPSATNATLHNDYREVTDNKNIDAVIIATPDHWHVRVATAALAAGKDVYLEKPVNHTIEEGETLRKAVRSGKRILQCGMQQRSWSQFRDAVALVQSGALGRVPQVRTYWWQNYAVSWVPKPVDLAQLDWKQWLGGAPDQPYDAEKFFRWRWYWNFGGGAMTDLFAHWIDVVHWAMKTDAPLMATMLGDKHVFTNWDCPDTIQAAFRYPGFDVVYEGMMSSSIDDGGLEFRGTEATLKLTRGGMTVWREGLKGAQNPILKEESFRDGTIDHMTNFFQCLESRKEPNAPVEAGVAAANAGHIGNLAYKNGGVWQAKRG